From the genome of Hyperolius riggenbachi isolate aHypRig1 chromosome 9, aHypRig1.pri, whole genome shotgun sequence, one region includes:
- the VPS18 gene encoding vacuolar protein sorting-associated protein 18 homolog, translated as MASILEEYEDSLSRANLPSQSRVPGVPLSGYVNARLEKETPIFNKQRIDFTPPENINSLVVCSNQLCMSLGKDAVLRIDLVKADQPNQVDLGRKDDFKVHKMFLDPTGSHLLVALNSGECFYLNRNAQKARSLSRWKGHMIESIGWNKFLGNETSTGPILVGTAQGQIYEAEISTSEGGLFGTNPDQYFRYLHTLEEESGSVPVCCLEINKGYENRFCIIATTQKRLFQFAAKITEGSEQNGFAPLFSQPADDLPSIQEFPGNLGYSEIAFYTQKLRNYPTSFAWMMGNGVLYGNLDFSRPDSVLTDVQVWEYPSAGDKPMSIVLTQFHFLLLLPDRIKAICTLNGQVVLEDVFTEKFGPLIKMVKDPFIGQIWIHTERAVFRYHVEREPRDVWKMYMNMGKFDLAKEFCKDRPECTDMVLAKEAEHCFQNKKYKESAKCYALTQNYFEEIALKFIEAKQEEALMEYLLKKLSNLKPSEKIQVTLLTTWLTELYLNRLGMLESDTSKRSLYLKTRDEFRSFLSSPRNKECLFNNRASVYDLLASHGDTENMVYFSVLMQDYERVVAHHCQHDDYDDALGVLTKHRDEKLFYKFSPVLMQHIPKKVVDSWIMMGKRLDPKNLIPALVNYSHSAVTHINEAIRYMEFCVFELKETEQAIHNYLLSLYAQFRPESLLSYLEIAGTNPNTIHYDLKYALRLCAEHGHHRACVHVYKVMELYEEAVDLALKVDVDLAKTCADLPAYDEELNKKLWLKIARHVVQEEKDVKKAMVCLSSCNLLKIEDILPFFPDFVTIDHFKEAICNSLQAYNQHIEELKQEMEDATLSAKRIREDMQEMRNKYGSVDPQDKCTSCDFPLLNRPFYLFLCGHMFHYDCLMQTVVPNLLAYKQKELDDLQKKLAAAVQPSKSRSLAKEEDSISLGKGQPSREQIKADIDDIVAAECPYCGELMIRSIDKPFIDPQKFKEEMNSWL; from the exons gattgatTTAGTAAAAGCAGACCAGCCCAACCAAGTAGACCTGGGCCGTAAAGATGACTTCAAAGTCCACAAAATGTTTTTGGACCCCACAG ggtctCATCTTTTGGTTGCCCTGAACAGCGGCGAATGCTTCTACCTGAATCGTAATGCTCAGAAAGCCCGCTCCCTCTCACGATGGAAGGGACATATGATTGAAAGCATTGGCTGGAACAAGTTCCTAGGTAATGAAACCTCAACGGGTCCTATTCTGGTTGGGACTGCACAAGGCCAAATTTATGAAGCTGAAATCTCAACCAGTGAAGGCGGCCTTTTTGGAACCAACCCTGACCAGTACTTTCGTTACCTTCACACCTTGGAGGAAGAAAGTGGCTCAGTACCAGTCTGCTGCCTTGAAATTAACAAGGGATATGAAAACCGCTTCTGTATCATTGCAACAACCCAGAAAAGACTTTTCCAATTTGCTGCTAAAATAACTGAAGGCAGCGAACAAAATGGGTTTGCACCCCTTTTCAGTCAGCCTGCTGATGACCTTCCAAGTATCCAAGAATTTCCAGGTAACCTTGGCTACAGTGAAATTGCGTTTTATACTCAAAAACTCCGCAACTATCCTACATCTTTTGCTTGGATGATGGGAAATGGAGTGCTTTATGGCAACTTGGACTTCTCTCGCCCAGATTCTGTGCTGACGGATGTTCAGGTTTGGGAGTACCCATCTGCTGGTGATAAGCCAATGTCCATTGTGCTTACACAGTTCCATTTTCTACTACTGCTGCCTGACAGGATCAAAGCTATTTGCACTTTAAATGGTCAGGTTGTACTCGAAGATGTATTTACTGAAAAGTTTGGCCCACTGATAAAGATGGTGAAAGACCCTTTTATAGGACAAATCTGGATTCACACAGAAAGGGCCGTCTTTCGGTATCATGTGGAACGTGAACCAAGAGATGTCTGGAAGATGTACATGAATATGGGCAAATTCGATTTGGCTAAAGAGTTTTGTAAAGATCGTCCGGAATGCACGGATATGGTTTTAGCAAAAGAAGCTGAACACTGCTTTCAGAACAAGAAATACAAGGAGAGCGCCAAATGTTATGCTCTCACGCAAAATTACTTTGAAGAAATCGCACTTAAATTCATTGAAGCGAAACAAGAAGAGGCCCTGATGGAGTATTTGTTGAAGAAACTGTCCAACCTGAAACCTTCAGAGAAAATACAGGTTACTTTACTTACCACTTGGTTGACAGAGTTATATCTCAACCGCCTTGGGATGTTAGAAAGTGACACTTCAAAAAGAAGCCTCTACCTAAAAACTCGTGATGAGTTTAGAAGCTTTCTCAGTAGTCCTCGGAATAAAGAATGCCTTTTTAATAACCGTGCCTCTGTGTATGATCTCTTGGCCAGCCATGGCGACACAGAGAACATGGTATATTTTTCTGTTTTAATGCAAGACTATGAACGAGTTGTAGCCCATCATTGCCagcatgatgattatgatgacgctCTCGGCGTATTAACAAAGCACAGAGATGAGAAACTGTTCTACAAATTCTCCCCAGTCTTGATGCAGCATATACCCAAAAAGGTGGTAGACTCTTGGATCATGATGGGAAAAAGGCTGGATCCAAAGAATCTTATCCCAGCTCTTGTGAATTACAGTCATAGTGCCGTTACTCACATAAATGAGGCCATCCGGTACATGGAATTTTGCGTTTTTGAACTTAAAGAAACTGAACAAGCCATCCATAACTATTTATTGTCTCTGTATGCTCAGTTTCGACCAGAATCCCTCCTTTCATACTTAGAAATAGCTGGCACCAACCCGAACACAATTCACTATGACCTGAAATATGCTCTACGTCTATGTGCAGAACATGGGCACCACCGTGCTTGTGTGCATGTCTACAAGGTTATGGAGCTGTATGAAGAAGCCGTGGATCTAGCTTTAAAG GTAGATGTGGATCTGGCAAAGACGTGTGCAGACCTGCCAGCATATGATGAGGAACTGAATAAGAAATTGTGGCTAAAGATTGCCCGTCATGTAGTGCAGGAAGAGAAGGATGTGAAGAAAGCAATGGTCTGTCTGTCCAGCTGTaatcttcttaaaatagaagataTTTTGCCATTCTTCCCTGACTTTGTGACTATTGACCACTTCAAGGAAGCCATCTGTAACTCTCTTCAAGCTTACAACCAGCATATTGAGGAGCTGAAGCAAGAAATGGAAGATGCCACACTGAGCGCAAAACGCATTCGGGAAGACATGCAGGAGATGAGGAATAAGTATGGCTCAGTGGACCCGCAGGATAAGTGCACTTCCTGTGACTTTCCACTGTTGAACCGCCCTTTCTATCTTTTCCTTTGTGGTCACATGTTCCATTATGACTGCCTCATGCAGACAGTTGTCCCCAACTTGCTTGCTTACAAACAGAAGGAACTAGATGACTTGCAAAAGAAGCTGGCAGCTGCGGTCCAGCCTTCCAAAAGCCGCTCCCTTGCCAAGGAGGAGGACAGTATAAGTCTTGGCAAAGGACAACCAAGTCGTGAGCAGATCAAGGCAGACATTGATGACATTGTGGCAGCTGAATGCCCGTACTGTGGAGAACTTATGATTCGATCAATTGACAAGCCTTTCATAGATCCACAGAAATTTAAAGAGGAAATGAACAGCTGGCTGTAG